One part of the Longimicrobiaceae bacterium genome encodes these proteins:
- a CDS encoding OsmC family peroxiredoxin has translation MSPRPTTGAPGALQTGSRVFVRAPRLEDCEEWLALNRMSAALYRGRTARMTRLDQFAVYVERCTRDDYAGFFVCRREDGAIVGSANLSQIFRGNFRSCYLGYQVGAPFAGRGYMTEGVDLVLRHAFGPLRLHRVEANVQPGNGASIALVRRLGFTREGLSRRYLKIGGRWRDHERWAILQEDWRALHRGRGGPAGPPAGLREPRSTQGGEDMPTSNASATWEGGLKEGSGSFEGESGKVGGSYTVATRFAGERGGTNPEELLAAAEASCYSMALSAGLEKNGTPPERVRTEAACTVEKQGEGFTITGIRLKVRARVPGVDAETFQKLARDTKDAQNGCPVSRALAGVRIEVDAELE, from the coding sequence ATGAGCCCGCGCCCCACGACCGGCGCCCCCGGGGCGCTGCAGACCGGCTCCCGCGTCTTCGTCCGCGCGCCGCGGCTGGAGGACTGCGAGGAGTGGCTGGCGCTCAACCGCATGAGCGCCGCTCTCTACCGCGGGCGGACGGCGCGGATGACCCGGCTCGACCAGTTCGCCGTTTACGTGGAGCGCTGCACGCGCGACGACTACGCGGGCTTCTTCGTCTGCCGCCGCGAGGACGGGGCGATCGTGGGCTCCGCCAACCTGAGCCAGATCTTCCGCGGCAACTTCCGGAGCTGCTACCTGGGCTACCAGGTGGGGGCCCCCTTCGCTGGGCGGGGGTACATGACCGAGGGGGTGGACCTGGTGCTGCGGCACGCCTTCGGGCCGCTGCGGCTGCACCGGGTGGAAGCCAACGTCCAGCCGGGGAACGGCGCCTCCATCGCGCTGGTGCGCCGGCTCGGCTTCACCCGCGAAGGGCTTTCGCGCCGATACCTGAAGATCGGCGGGCGCTGGCGCGACCACGAGCGCTGGGCCATACTGCAGGAGGACTGGCGGGCGCTGCACCGCGGGCGCGGGGGCCCAGCCGGGCCGCCCGCCGGCCTTCGCGAACCACGATCCACGCAGGGAGGAGAGGACATGCCGACGAGCAACGCCAGTGCGACCTGGGAGGGCGGCCTCAAGGAAGGTTCCGGGAGCTTCGAGGGGGAGAGCGGGAAGGTCGGCGGGAGCTACACCGTCGCCACACGCTTCGCGGGCGAGCGGGGGGGGACCAACCCCGAGGAGCTGCTCGCGGCCGCCGAGGCCTCGTGCTACAGCATGGCCCTTTCCGCGGGGCTGGAGAAGAACGGGACCCCGCCCGAGCGCGTCCGCACCGAGGCCGCCTGCACCGTGGAGAAGCAGGGCGAGGGCTTCACCATCACCGGGATCCGGCTGAAGGTGCGCGCCCGCGTCCCGGGGGTGGACGCCGAGACCTTCCAGAAGCTCGCGCGGGACACGAAGGACGCCCAGAACGGCTGCCCCGTGTCGCGCGCCCTGGCCGGCGTACGGATCGAGGTCGACGCCGAGCTGGAGTAG